One window of Acidimicrobiales bacterium genomic DNA carries:
- a CDS encoding calcium-binding protein: MSSQQFRRVALAGAITALLVACLPNGTPKVAAATACPSTISFGTTVACSLAAKGEVDGFALRASAGDVAYVHATGAAGSGLEMDLDVRDAAGKTVCSATAGPSTEAVCRLASAGRYTVSVFDSGSDDVGGYRLEAQRVNRPVGGLALAMARPRQGLIAVAGENDWYTFSGAANALMVARATVVGTSVMEADLDVFAPNGDVVCATRAGVTAQATCTLPSTASYTLRVDDSADDDTGAYAVTIRPECTINGTSGADTITGTQGPDVICALGGNDKVAGGAGDDIIIGGTGDDVLDGGAGADVFLSDRVADGADTITGGTATDVLSYAERSAPISVDADVQADDGAADEHDDVRADVETILGGAGNDHLVGSSLKNILVGGFGDDALDGGSGDDTFVANPDLDGADSFVGGAGRDLVTWSERTAPISADPDGTADDGATGERDNVGTDVEMLTGGLGNDTLTGGAGDNVISGGSGDDVIDGGAGNDVLSGDAGADTFVVHAADGADTIAGGTAVDSISYAGRAAPVSVTLDGVANDGEANEHDNVKADVENVTGGSGGDTLTGSPAANRLDGGAGNDTLHGGAGNDTLIGGAGYDTLDGGDGIDRCDPGADGAQVTYCDQAA; the protein is encoded by the coding sequence ATGTCTTCGCAGCAGTTCCGGCGCGTGGCGCTGGCCGGCGCCATCACGGCGCTTCTCGTCGCGTGCCTGCCCAACGGCACGCCCAAAGTGGCGGCGGCCACCGCGTGTCCCAGCACCATCTCGTTCGGCACGACCGTGGCGTGCTCACTCGCCGCGAAGGGCGAGGTCGACGGCTTCGCCCTGAGAGCGTCGGCGGGCGACGTCGCCTACGTGCACGCCACCGGTGCCGCCGGGTCGGGCCTCGAGATGGACCTCGACGTACGCGACGCTGCGGGCAAGACGGTGTGCTCGGCTACCGCCGGGCCGAGCACCGAAGCCGTCTGCCGCTTGGCCTCTGCCGGTCGTTACACCGTGTCGGTGTTCGACTCGGGCAGCGACGACGTCGGCGGCTACCGCCTCGAGGCCCAGCGCGTCAATCGACCCGTCGGTGGGTTGGCGTTGGCCATGGCGCGGCCGCGGCAGGGTCTCATCGCCGTCGCCGGCGAGAACGACTGGTACACGTTCTCCGGTGCCGCCAACGCCCTTATGGTGGCGCGGGCAACCGTCGTCGGCACCTCCGTCATGGAGGCCGACCTCGACGTGTTCGCGCCCAACGGCGACGTCGTGTGCGCCACCCGCGCCGGCGTCACCGCGCAAGCCACGTGCACGCTGCCCAGCACGGCGAGCTACACGCTGCGCGTCGACGACTCTGCCGACGACGACACGGGTGCGTACGCGGTGACGATCCGTCCTGAGTGCACGATCAACGGGACGAGCGGTGCCGACACCATCACCGGCACGCAGGGCCCCGACGTCATCTGCGCCCTCGGCGGCAACGACAAGGTCGCGGGCGGCGCCGGCGACGACATCATCATCGGGGGAACGGGCGACGACGTACTCGACGGTGGCGCTGGGGCCGACGTGTTCCTCTCCGACCGCGTGGCCGACGGGGCCGACACGATCACCGGTGGCACGGCTACCGACGTGTTGTCCTATGCCGAACGGTCGGCGCCGATCTCGGTCGACGCCGACGTGCAGGCCGACGACGGCGCGGCCGACGAACACGACGACGTGCGCGCCGATGTCGAGACCATCCTCGGCGGTGCGGGCAACGACCACCTGGTCGGTAGCTCGCTCAAGAACATCCTCGTGGGCGGCTTCGGCGACGACGCGCTCGACGGCGGCAGCGGGGACGACACCTTCGTCGCCAACCCTGACCTCGACGGCGCCGACTCGTTCGTGGGTGGCGCCGGGCGCGACCTCGTCACGTGGTCCGAGCGCACCGCGCCCATCTCGGCGGACCCTGACGGCACCGCGGACGACGGAGCCACGGGTGAGCGCGACAACGTCGGCACTGACGTCGAGATGCTCACCGGTGGCCTCGGCAACGACACGCTGACCGGGGGCGCGGGCGACAACGTCATCAGCGGTGGTTCCGGCGATGACGTCATCGACGGGGGCGCCGGCAACGACGTCCTCTCGGGCGACGCCGGCGCCGACACCTTCGTCGTGCACGCGGCCGACGGCGCCGACACCATCGCCGGTGGCACCGCCGTCGACTCGATCAGCTACGCGGGCCGGGCCGCGCCCGTCTCCGTCACGCTCGACGGCGTGGCGAACGACGGCGAGGCCAACGAGCACGACAACGTGAAGGCCGACGTCGAGAACGTGACCGGCGGGTCGGGCGGCGACACCCTCACGGGCAGCCCGGCGGCGAACCGGCTCGACGGCGGCGCCGGCAACGACACGCTGCACGGCGGCGCGGGCAACGACACGCTCATCGGCGGTGCGGGCTACGACACCCTCGACGGCGGCGACGGCATCGACCGCTGCGACCCCGGCGCCGACGGCGCCCAGGTCACCTACTGCGACCAGGCGGCCTGA
- a CDS encoding nuclear transport factor 2 family protein, protein MNEYEIRDLCNEFFDAYQDGRVETLRRIMSDDCIVWHNVFGKETTRDENLAAYPDSYAGQRRRTYNDRQINCFEDGFVIQHSLNGTMHTGHQGSMPICIVGRVRDGQITRIDEYMDTTKFAAWMGQETGRERGLAADA, encoded by the coding sequence ATGAACGAGTACGAGATCCGTGACCTGTGCAACGAGTTCTTCGACGCCTACCAGGACGGGCGGGTCGAAACGCTGCGGCGCATCATGAGCGACGACTGCATCGTGTGGCACAACGTCTTCGGCAAGGAGACGACGCGCGACGAGAACCTCGCCGCGTATCCCGACAGTTATGCCGGCCAGCGCCGCCGCACCTACAACGACCGTCAGATCAACTGCTTCGAGGATGGTTTCGTCATCCAGCACTCGCTCAACGGCACGATGCACACCGGTCACCAGGGATCGATGCCGATCTGCATCGTCGGGCGGGTGCGCGACGGCCAGATCACGCGCATCGACGAGTACATGGACACCACGAAGTTCGCCGCCTGGATGGGCCAAGAGACGGGCCGCGAGAGGGGACTTGCCGCCGATGCGTAA
- a CDS encoding CaiB/BaiF CoA-transferase family protein — MTAGPLDGVRVLELGNFIAGPFAGQLLGDYGADVIKVESPGDGDPMRRWGVTRDGDSLWWPSIGRNKRSIVLDMRQDAARQIAVDLASHVDVVVENFRTGQLDKWGMDYESLSARNPKLILVHVSGFGQTGPLANNAGFGSIGEAMGGVRYTTGSPDRPPARTGISLGDALASVFAVIGTLAALVRAKDTGKGQEVDVAIYEAVAALMESTMADYELGGVIRTRTGSILPGVAPANAYPTADGAEVAVAGNADAVFTRLCDAMGQPELATDERFSSHHARGAHLEEIDAIVGAWTSTLSCEDVLAVLERHGVPAGRIFTAPDMLTDPQYLARDMVRRITSSQGWEVPVTGVVPRFTETPGTIRHAGPTLGAHTDEVLHELLGLDADAIASLRAQGAIQ; from the coding sequence TTGACGGCTGGTCCCCTCGACGGCGTCCGCGTCCTCGAACTCGGTAACTTCATCGCGGGTCCGTTCGCCGGCCAGTTGCTCGGCGACTACGGCGCCGATGTCATCAAGGTCGAGTCGCCGGGCGACGGCGACCCGATGCGACGCTGGGGTGTCACCCGCGACGGCGACTCGCTGTGGTGGCCGAGCATCGGTCGCAACAAGCGCTCGATCGTGTTGGACATGCGGCAGGACGCGGCGCGCCAGATCGCCGTCGACCTCGCCAGCCACGTCGACGTGGTGGTCGAGAACTTCCGCACCGGCCAGCTCGACAAGTGGGGAATGGACTACGAGTCGCTGAGCGCGCGCAACCCGAAATTGATCCTCGTGCACGTGAGCGGGTTCGGCCAGACCGGTCCGCTGGCCAACAACGCCGGGTTCGGCAGCATCGGCGAGGCGATGGGGGGCGTGCGCTACACGACCGGCAGCCCCGACCGGCCGCCGGCGCGCACCGGCATCTCGCTGGGCGACGCGCTGGCGTCGGTCTTCGCCGTGATCGGCACGCTGGCGGCGCTCGTACGGGCGAAGGACACAGGCAAGGGCCAAGAGGTGGACGTCGCCATCTACGAAGCGGTCGCGGCGCTGATGGAGTCGACCATGGCCGATTACGAACTCGGCGGCGTCATTCGCACGCGCACCGGCAGCATCCTGCCCGGCGTCGCTCCAGCCAACGCGTACCCGACCGCCGACGGCGCCGAGGTCGCGGTCGCCGGTAACGCCGATGCCGTGTTCACCCGTTTGTGCGACGCCATGGGCCAGCCCGAGTTGGCGACGGACGAACGCTTCTCGTCGCATCACGCCCGCGGCGCCCACCTCGAAGAGATCGACGCCATCGTCGGCGCCTGGACCTCCACGCTGTCGTGCGAAGACGTGCTGGCCGTGCTCGAACGCCACGGCGTACCCGCCGGGCGCATCTTCACCGCGCCCGACATGCTCACCGACCCGCAGTACCTCGCCCGCGACATGGTGCGCCGCATCACCTCGTCACAGGGCTGGGAAGTGCCGGTCACCGGGGTGGTGCCCCGCTTCACCGAGACGCCCGGCACCATCCGCCACGCCGGCCCAACGCTCGGCGCGCACACCGACGAGGTGCTGCACGAGTTGCTCGGCCTCGACGCCGACGCCATCGCGTCGTTAAGGGCGCAGGGGGCGATCCAGTGA
- a CDS encoding amidohydrolase family protein, which yields MIALRAARAFDGDRFLDNAVVVVDGNVITDVGESVPAGVDVVDLGDALLTPGLIDSHQHLVFNAQGTLEEQVAGVSDDELRERARANAQRALRAGITTIRDLGDRNYVTVGLRDDATLPTILAAGPPLTPEQGHCWFLGGECGDTDALVAAVGERRARGCDVVKIMVTGGALTPTYPMWRSQFTTDQLRAVVAAAHDVGLPVAAHCHGVGGIASAVEVGVDTIEHCTFFTESGGSEPDETLLHAIIAAGIPVSVTLGQLPGGEPPPVIKANFETMLDAFRFFVHNGGTAVVGTDAGIGPPKPHDVLPYAYDTLLGIGMTPERALQAMTSKSADVIGLGDRKGRLAPGYDADVLATGAALTEVRGVWLRGERVV from the coding sequence GTGATTGCTCTGCGCGCCGCCCGCGCCTTCGACGGCGACCGGTTCCTCGACAACGCCGTCGTGGTCGTCGACGGCAACGTCATCACCGACGTCGGCGAGTCCGTACCCGCGGGCGTCGACGTGGTCGACCTCGGCGACGCGCTGCTCACTCCCGGCTTGATCGACTCGCATCAGCACCTCGTGTTCAACGCCCAGGGCACGCTCGAAGAGCAAGTGGCCGGCGTGTCGGACGACGAGTTGCGCGAGCGCGCCCGCGCCAACGCCCAGCGCGCCCTGCGCGCCGGCATCACGACCATCCGCGACCTCGGTGATCGCAACTACGTCACGGTGGGTCTACGCGACGACGCGACGCTCCCGACGATCCTCGCCGCTGGGCCGCCGCTCACGCCGGAACAGGGTCACTGCTGGTTTCTCGGCGGCGAGTGCGGCGACACCGACGCGCTCGTCGCCGCCGTGGGCGAGCGCCGGGCGCGCGGCTGCGACGTCGTGAAGATCATGGTGACGGGCGGCGCGCTGACGCCGACGTATCCCATGTGGAGGTCGCAATTCACCACCGACCAACTGCGCGCCGTCGTCGCCGCCGCCCACGACGTCGGGCTCCCCGTCGCCGCCCACTGCCACGGGGTCGGAGGCATCGCGTCGGCCGTCGAAGTCGGTGTGGACACGATCGAGCACTGCACCTTCTTCACCGAAAGCGGTGGGTCGGAGCCCGACGAGACGCTGCTGCACGCGATCATCGCCGCCGGCATCCCGGTGTCGGTCACCCTCGGTCAGCTGCCGGGGGGCGAACCACCACCGGTGATCAAGGCGAACTTCGAGACGATGCTCGACGCCTTCCGGTTCTTCGTGCACAACGGCGGCACCGCGGTCGTCGGAACCGACGCCGGCATCGGCCCGCCGAAGCCGCACGACGTGCTGCCCTACGCGTACGACACCTTGCTTGGCATCGGCATGACGCCGGAGCGGGCACTGCAAGCGATGACGTCGAAGTCAGCGGACGTCATCGGCCTCGGTGACCGGAAGGGACGGCTGGCGCCGGGCTACGACGCCGACGTCCTCGCCACCGGCGCGGCGCTCACCGAAGTGCGCGGCGTGTGGCTACGCGGCGAGCGCGTCGTTTGA
- a CDS encoding GntR family transcriptional regulator, whose product MTAYDAVRAAIVENRYPPGQRLVEQRIAEELGLSRTPVREALRLLEAEGLVVSERNRGAMVRRLSATEVADLYGLRIKLESYAVEVATERATEEALGALVAAADAFGEVCRTVDVDSVAGVRALHEANRRFHDTIIDAARHRRLESMLARTVDIPLVFRAFQSFGAAEIERSDTFHHLIADAMCRRDATRAAALMGEHIAQGRDAVLDALAVSEGEALE is encoded by the coding sequence GTGACGGCCTACGACGCGGTGCGCGCCGCCATCGTCGAGAACCGCTACCCGCCGGGGCAGCGACTCGTCGAGCAGCGCATCGCCGAGGAACTCGGGCTGTCGCGCACGCCGGTGCGCGAGGCGCTGCGCCTGCTCGAGGCCGAAGGGCTCGTCGTCAGCGAGCGCAACCGCGGCGCCATGGTGCGCCGCCTGTCGGCCACCGAAGTCGCCGACCTCTACGGGCTGCGCATCAAGCTCGAGTCCTACGCCGTCGAGGTGGCCACCGAACGCGCCACCGAGGAGGCGTTGGGCGCCCTCGTCGCCGCCGCCGACGCCTTCGGCGAGGTGTGCCGCACGGTCGACGTCGACTCCGTCGCCGGCGTGCGGGCGTTGCACGAGGCGAACCGCCGGTTTCACGACACGATCATCGACGCGGCGCGCCACCGCCGCCTCGAGTCGATGCTGGCGCGCACCGTCGACATCCCGCTGGTGTTCCGCGCTTTCCAGTCTTTCGGCGCGGCGGAGATCGAGCGCTCCGACACGTTCCATCACCTCATCGCCGACGCGATGTGTCGCCGCGACGCCACCCGCGCCGCCGCGCTGATGGGCGAGCACATCGCGCAGGGCCGCGACGCGGTGCTGGACGCGCTGGCGGTGAGCGAAGGTGAAGCGCTCGAATGA
- a CDS encoding phytanoyl-CoA dioxygenase family protein has product MIDVAAFQRDGYVIAPQLFSADEVECFRAALARVEAGEYRTGRRPTLDLPIPPDPSALRKIDNAWWADPDLASLATDKRLGEIAAALLDTPTVRLWQDQLLDKPPTGVDTGNIGWHQDWDSWKTVASRDAFVTAWVALDDVDEVNGAMQVIPGSHAWGHVPGASNFLGTDVDAQLARLGGEPRHLCMRAGEASFHHVLTFHGSGPNKSKRPRRSLAVHLVAGDVTAIDEGEGWRHYNLGLLQSRGRGVGDAYADDELWPVVFRA; this is encoded by the coding sequence GTGATCGACGTAGCGGCATTCCAGCGCGACGGGTACGTCATCGCGCCGCAGCTGTTCAGCGCCGACGAGGTCGAGTGCTTCCGCGCCGCGCTGGCCCGCGTCGAAGCGGGGGAGTACCGGACCGGCCGGCGCCCGACGCTCGACCTGCCGATCCCGCCCGACCCCAGTGCGCTGCGCAAGATCGACAACGCGTGGTGGGCCGACCCCGATCTGGCGTCGCTCGCCACCGACAAACGCCTCGGTGAGATCGCCGCCGCGTTGCTCGACACGCCGACGGTGCGGCTGTGGCAGGACCAGCTGCTCGACAAGCCGCCGACGGGTGTGGATACGGGGAACATCGGCTGGCACCAGGACTGGGATTCGTGGAAGACCGTCGCGTCGCGCGACGCGTTCGTGACGGCGTGGGTGGCCCTCGACGACGTCGACGAGGTGAACGGCGCCATGCAGGTGATCCCCGGGAGTCACGCGTGGGGTCACGTGCCCGGCGCCAGCAACTTCCTCGGCACCGACGTCGACGCCCAGCTGGCGCGCCTCGGTGGTGAGCCGCGCCACCTGTGCATGCGCGCCGGCGAGGCGAGCTTCCACCATGTACTGACGTTCCACGGCAGCGGACCGAACAAGAGCAAGCGACCGCGCCGCTCGCTCGCCGTGCACCTCGTCGCCGGCGACGTCACCGCCATCGACGAGGGCGAGGGTTGGCGCCACTACAACCTCGGGTTGCTCCAGAGCCGCGGCCGCGGTGTGGGCGACGCCTACGCCGACGACGAGCTATGGCCCGTCGTGTTCCGCGCCTAA
- a CDS encoding nuclear transport factor 2 family protein: MTRDSFLRKLCNDFFDALERGDVAAVAEFYAPGMTMWVNTTGDTMTREENLAVLEQGKGLLRRRLYNDRTINTFDDGFVVQYTCHVVAKNGTQIPLSSCLVAEVHDDKINKLYEYMDTGRLARA; this comes from the coding sequence ATGACGCGTGACTCGTTCCTGCGCAAGCTGTGCAACGACTTCTTCGACGCCCTCGAACGCGGTGATGTGGCCGCCGTCGCCGAGTTCTACGCGCCCGGCATGACGATGTGGGTCAACACCACGGGCGACACGATGACGCGCGAGGAGAACCTCGCCGTCCTCGAGCAGGGCAAGGGTCTCCTGCGACGCCGCCTCTACAACGACCGCACGATCAACACCTTCGACGACGGCTTCGTCGTGCAGTACACGTGCCACGTCGTGGCCAAGAACGGGACGCAGATCCCGCTGTCGTCGTGCCTCGTCGCCGAAGTCCACGACGACAAGATCAACAAGCTGTACGAGTACATGGACACCGGAAGGCTGGCGCGCGCATGA
- a CDS encoding DUF998 domain-containing protein, protein MHRPTRLAAIGGVAGPAAFIGAWGVLGTRLKHYNPLHDPISRLAAIGSSTRAPMTAGFLAFSVGLALYALSARDHLSRRVAALAAVNAAATIGVAAFPLEGFGGSFGHAASAFTGYATLAAMPAVHGRRGGKALSAVIAAALVLSIVDESHTGLFQRSGLTLGDAWIVATALSILQGRSQP, encoded by the coding sequence GTGCACCGCCCGACTCGACTCGCGGCGATCGGCGGCGTCGCCGGGCCGGCGGCGTTCATCGGTGCGTGGGGCGTGCTCGGCACGCGGCTCAAGCACTACAACCCGCTGCACGATCCGATCAGCCGGCTCGCCGCGATCGGGTCGTCGACGCGGGCGCCGATGACCGCCGGCTTCCTGGCGTTCTCCGTCGGCTTGGCGTTGTACGCGCTCAGCGCGCGCGACCACCTGTCGCGACGCGTCGCCGCCCTCGCGGCAGTCAACGCGGCGGCGACGATCGGCGTCGCCGCGTTTCCGCTCGAAGGCTTCGGCGGCAGCTTCGGCCACGCCGCTTCGGCCTTCACCGGCTACGCCACCCTCGCCGCCATGCCGGCGGTGCACGGCCGGCGCGGCGGCAAAGCGCTGTCGGCCGTTATCGCCGCCGCGTTGGTGCTCAGCATCGTCGACGAGTCGCACACCGGACTGTTCCAGCGCAGCGGCCTCACCCTCGGCGACGCCTGGATCGTCGCCACCGCCCTCAGCATCCTCCAGGGAAGGAGTCAACCGTGA
- a CDS encoding VOC family protein, protein MAHHIDIGIVVKDPDACVPFYRDVLGLKFLFDFDLPTGSHMWQFAVGECVVKLVKHKETPSAANPPGGSAGGTGLRYWTMGVDDIDLAIAPAVEAGSPVPLPVTQLMPGIRIAMIEDPEGNVVELLEQQRAG, encoded by the coding sequence ATGGCGCATCACATCGACATCGGCATCGTCGTGAAGGACCCGGACGCCTGCGTCCCGTTCTACCGCGACGTGCTCGGCCTCAAGTTCCTCTTCGACTTCGACCTGCCGACGGGCTCGCACATGTGGCAGTTCGCCGTGGGCGAGTGCGTGGTGAAGCTGGTGAAGCACAAGGAGACGCCGAGTGCGGCCAACCCGCCGGGCGGCTCGGCCGGCGGGACGGGTCTGCGCTACTGGACGATGGGCGTCGACGACATCGATCTCGCCATCGCACCCGCCGTCGAGGCCGGTTCGCCTGTCCCATTGCCCGTTACGCAACTTATGCCGGGAATTCGTATCGCCATGATCGAGGATCCCGAAGGAAACGTGGTCGAGCTTCTCGAACAACAACGAGCCGGCTAA
- a CDS encoding VOC family protein, translated as MAGTQFTNAEFELRGFNHLALVARDMKETVEWYEDVLGMKLVKTLELPGGHGQHFFMDMGNGVDGIAFFYFGEHAPEPERGVSIQNRFGITAIGTMNHLAFDVDPEKFDAYRQKLIDKGVEVTMTINHCDSLDGGHKENYDPATDDGDVFVRSIYFNDPNGTKLEFACWTKTFDESDVKHAPATAQTPVDA; from the coding sequence ATGGCCGGTACCCAGTTCACGAACGCCGAATTCGAGCTCCGGGGCTTCAACCATCTCGCCCTCGTCGCCCGCGACATGAAGGAAACCGTCGAGTGGTACGAGGACGTGCTCGGTATGAAGCTCGTCAAGACCCTCGAGCTACCGGGCGGCCACGGCCAGCACTTCTTCATGGACATGGGCAACGGCGTCGACGGGATCGCGTTCTTCTACTTCGGTGAGCACGCGCCCGAACCCGAGCGCGGCGTGTCGATCCAGAACCGCTTCGGCATCACCGCCATCGGCACGATGAACCACCTCGCCTTCGACGTCGACCCCGAAAAGTTCGACGCCTACCGCCAGAAGCTGATCGACAAGGGCGTCGAAGTCACGATGACGATCAACCACTGCGACTCGCTCGACGGCGGCCACAAGGAGAACTACGACCCGGCCACCGACGACGGAGACGTGTTCGTGCGCTCGATCTACTTCAACGACCCGAACGGCACGAAGCTCGAGTTCGCCTGCTGGACCAAGACCTTCGACGAGTCCGACGTCAAGCACGCCCCCGCCACCGCCCAAACCCCCGTCGACGCCTAA
- a CDS encoding nuclear transport factor 2 family protein: MRKDWQTLELCDRFFDALERRDYDTVESCYAPEIVVWHSHDQLYETRESNLAMLKRGMQTNPKTRYKNRRVRVFEGGFVQQHTIYVTYESGFVGQMDVCFVGYVRDGKLSRIYEYFDTGQIGKFLPPRDKKAGS, translated from the coding sequence ATGCGTAAGGACTGGCAGACGCTCGAGTTGTGCGACCGCTTCTTCGACGCGCTCGAGCGACGCGACTACGACACGGTCGAGAGTTGCTACGCGCCCGAGATCGTGGTCTGGCACAGCCACGATCAGCTGTACGAAACGCGCGAGTCGAACCTGGCCATGCTCAAACGCGGCATGCAGACGAATCCGAAGACGCGTTACAAGAACCGGCGCGTGCGGGTGTTCGAAGGTGGCTTCGTGCAGCAGCACACGATCTATGTCACCTACGAGAGCGGCTTCGTCGGGCAGATGGACGTGTGCTTCGTCGGCTACGTGCGCGACGGCAAACTCAGCCGCATCTACGAGTACTTCGACACCGGCCAGATCGGGAAGTTCCTCCCGCCGCGAGACAAGAAAGCAGGCAGCTAA
- a CDS encoding carboxymuconolactone decarboxylase family protein: MPRLGQIPKSDDNPKIVRRMYKILFGDRDPVAEPGTATGTPGDWWTVWANSPDVLEHAVAGFALYASPDRKISPQLRELGQTRGGWVVGSQFVFSQHCKSCRALGFSEEKIEAIKHWQVSDQFDELERALLAYTDALVLAHGRVADGVFAVLKEHLSDEQIMEFTYITMTYVLHAVMSVALRTEYDEREDPIVEIAAPEGYGAADIGRMTTTGE; the protein is encoded by the coding sequence ATGCCGCGGCTAGGACAGATCCCGAAATCGGACGACAACCCGAAGATTGTGCGCAGGATGTACAAGATCCTGTTCGGCGATCGCGACCCGGTCGCCGAGCCCGGCACCGCCACCGGCACCCCCGGCGACTGGTGGACGGTGTGGGCCAACTCGCCTGACGTGCTCGAACACGCGGTGGCCGGCTTCGCCCTTTACGCCAGCCCCGACCGCAAGATCAGCCCGCAGTTGCGTGAGCTCGGACAGACCCGCGGGGGCTGGGTCGTCGGCAGCCAATTCGTGTTCTCGCAGCACTGCAAGAGCTGCCGCGCCCTCGGCTTCTCCGAGGAGAAGATCGAGGCGATCAAGCATTGGCAGGTCAGCGATCAGTTCGACGAGCTCGAGCGCGCCCTGCTCGCCTACACCGACGCCCTCGTGCTCGCCCACGGCCGCGTCGCCGACGGCGTGTTCGCGGTGCTGAAGGAACACCTCAGCGACGAGCAGATCATGGAGTTCACCTACATCACGATGACCTACGTGCTGCACGCCGTGATGTCGGTGGCGTTGCGCACCGAGTACGACGAGCGCGAGGACCCGATCGTCGAGATCGCCGCGCCCGAGGGCTACGGCGCGGCCGACATCGGCCGCATGACCACGACGGGCGAGTAG
- a CDS encoding hydroxymethylglutaryl-CoA lyase: MVVLRDVTLRDGLQDEAPVSTQAKLELFEALVAAGIRDLELTSFVRPDRVPAMADAEEMVAATAGSPVTRWGLVLNERGAQRALAAGLRHLQWVISVSEAHQRENAGQSVAEGLAGLARVVALADADGAVVELTLATAFGCPFTGPVPLDDVVRVAEAAVAAGVKALGLADTIGTAVPTEIGPAVTRVAALGLPVGIHLHDTRGLAITNALRAIEAGVERVDGSVGGLGGCPFAPGASGNLALEDLAHALDAMGVETGVDVAGMVEAARVACRITGRSVQSHVGVAGPRFAGTPYATS; encoded by the coding sequence ATGGTGGTGCTCCGCGACGTGACGCTGCGCGACGGCTTGCAGGACGAGGCACCCGTCAGCACGCAGGCCAAGCTCGAGCTGTTCGAAGCCCTCGTCGCCGCCGGCATCCGTGATCTCGAACTGACATCGTTCGTGCGGCCCGACCGCGTCCCGGCGATGGCCGACGCCGAAGAGATGGTCGCGGCGACCGCCGGGTCGCCCGTCACCCGCTGGGGACTCGTGCTCAACGAGCGGGGCGCGCAGCGGGCGCTCGCCGCCGGCCTCCGGCACCTGCAGTGGGTGATCTCGGTGTCGGAGGCGCACCAGCGCGAGAACGCCGGTCAGTCCGTCGCCGAGGGCCTCGCCGGTCTCGCGCGGGTCGTGGCGTTGGCCGACGCCGACGGCGCCGTCGTCGAGTTGACGCTCGCCACTGCGTTTGGCTGCCCGTTCACCGGTCCCGTCCCGCTGGACGACGTCGTGCGCGTGGCCGAGGCCGCCGTCGCCGCCGGCGTGAAGGCACTCGGCCTTGCCGACACCATCGGCACCGCCGTGCCCACCGAGATCGGCCCGGCGGTGACGCGCGTCGCCGCGCTGGGTCTGCCCGTCGGCATCCATCTCCACGACACGCGGGGCCTGGCCATCACCAACGCGTTGCGCGCCATCGAGGCGGGCGTCGAGCGCGTCGACGGCAGCGTCGGCGGGTTGGGTGGTTGCCCGTTCGCCCCCGGAGCGTCGGGCAACCTGGCGCTCGAAGACCTGGCGCACGCTCTCGACGCCATGGGCGTCGAGACGGGCGTCGACGTCGCCGGCATGGTCGAGGCGGCGCGCGTCGCCTGCCGCATCACGGGCCGGTCAGTGCAGAGCCACGTCGGCGTCGCCGGCCCCCGCTTCGCCGGCACCCCGTATGCCACCTCCTGA